The nucleotide sequence TCTTTCACCTGTATGCATTCTCTGGTGTTGAATGAGTGCTGAGCTTTGtctgaaggctttcccacacaCTTTACACTTACacggtttctctccagtgtgaattctttcatgaATAATAAGTGTTGAGTGGGAACTTAAGGCTTTACCACATTCATTACAATTATAATACTTCTCACCAGTATGAATTATTCGGTGTCTGTTAAGTCGGGAAATAGAagtgaagccttttccacattcattgcACCTGTAAGGTTTTTCTCCAGTGTGAATTCTCTCATGCTGGATAAGAGACGCACTCTGACTGAAGGCCCtcccacattcactacatttaaaaggtttctctccagtgtgaattCTCTGGTGATAACGAAGAGAAGAGCTAGATTTAAAGGTGTTTCCACATTCATTACACAGATAAGACTTCTTTCTGGGATGAATTCTCTGACATCCAGGAAGAGATGACTTCCTACCTGGGTTATATTTATAGGGATTTTCCTGAGCATGAATTTTTTGATGTATAAAAAGTCCTGACCTTCGACTGAAGGATTTTCCACATTCTTTACATCGGTAGGATTTTTCCACAGTGTGGGTTCTCAGGTGTTTATAAAGAGATGTACTAAGAGtgaaagctttcccacattcttGACACACatatggtttctctccagtgtgagttATTTGATGTTGAATAAGAGCTGAACTTTGGTTGAAGGCTTTTGAACATTCTTTACACTTAAATAATTTCTCTCCGGTATGGTTTTTCAGATGTTTACGGAGGGATGAGTTGTTAGTGAATGTTTTCTCACATAAATTACATTTATAGCACTTCTCTGCCATGTTGATTTTTGGTTGGGTAAGCAAATCTGAATTTGGTTTGTAGCCATTTCCTGGCATCTCACATTTTACAGGTGATTTTTCTCTAGTTAAAATTTGTTGTCTATGAGGTC is from Tenrec ecaudatus isolate mTenEca1 chromosome 2, mTenEca1.hap1, whole genome shotgun sequence and encodes:
- the ZNF354A gene encoding zinc finger protein 354A isoform X1, producing the protein MATAQRKARAQVSVTFKDVAVLFTRAEWKKLAPSQRDLYRDVMLENYSNLVSLVGPPFSKPQVISLLQQGEEPWKVEGEDPGGPSRGWENCPQTTKSTQTHDSSFQGLTIKRSKSKGLGDFESERLCVYEERIKKQPNKKGSFQIISVTHKKILTIERIHKNIEFGQNFNLKSGPHRQQILTREKSPVKCEMPGNGYKPNSDLLTQPKINMAEKCYKCNLCEKTFTNNSSLRKHLKNHTGEKLFKCKECSKAFNQSSALIQHQITHTGEKPYVCQECGKAFTLSTSLYKHLRTHTVEKSYRCKECGKSFSRRSGLFIHQKIHAQENPYKYNPGRKSSLPGCQRIHPRKKSYLCNECGNTFKSSSSLRYHQRIHTGEKPFKCSECGRAFSQSASLIQHERIHTGEKPYRCNECGKGFTSISRLNRHRIIHTGEKYYNCNECGKALSSHSTLIIHERIHTGEKPCKCKVCGKAFRQSSALIQHQRMHTGERPYKCTECGKTFRCNSSLSNHQRIHTGEKPYRCEECGISFGQSSALIQHRRIHTGEKPFECNTCGKTFRQSSSRIAHQRIHTGEKPYECNTCGKLFNHRSSLTNHYKIHIEENP
- the ZNF354A gene encoding zinc finger protein 354A isoform X2, which gives rise to MATAQRKARAQVSVTFKDVAVLFTRAEWKKLAPSQRDLYRDVMLENYSNLVSLGPPFSKPQVISLLQQGEEPWKVEGEDPGGPSRGWENCPQTTKSTQTHDSSFQGLTIKRSKSKGLGDFESERLCVYEERIKKQPNKKGSFQIISVTHKKILTIERIHKNIEFGQNFNLKSGPHRQQILTREKSPVKCEMPGNGYKPNSDLLTQPKINMAEKCYKCNLCEKTFTNNSSLRKHLKNHTGEKLFKCKECSKAFNQSSALIQHQITHTGEKPYVCQECGKAFTLSTSLYKHLRTHTVEKSYRCKECGKSFSRRSGLFIHQKIHAQENPYKYNPGRKSSLPGCQRIHPRKKSYLCNECGNTFKSSSSLRYHQRIHTGEKPFKCSECGRAFSQSASLIQHERIHTGEKPYRCNECGKGFTSISRLNRHRIIHTGEKYYNCNECGKALSSHSTLIIHERIHTGEKPCKCKVCGKAFRQSSALIQHQRMHTGERPYKCTECGKTFRCNSSLSNHQRIHTGEKPYRCEECGISFGQSSALIQHRRIHTGEKPFECNTCGKTFRQSSSRIAHQRIHTGEKPYECNTCGKLFNHRSSLTNHYKIHIEENP